The following are encoded in a window of Paenibacillaceae bacterium GAS479 genomic DNA:
- a CDS encoding Uncharacterized membrane protein — translation MSKKIVGVYDTEQAAINAIDHLKQHGVGSDDISILARDKGDVSTIQKETGTRAPEGVAAGAAGGGMLGGLTGLLVGVGALAIPGIGPIVAAGPIAAALAGAAVGAGAGGLVGGLIGLGVPENEASLYNEYVQDGNILVLVESRAERDHKVYDALRSTGSINSPSYERDVQPYNQTAAASELRTDADAVPASEIYPDSQPVRSKDSDPSTTIGVAGSSYADRDLDRDGRVMGVDRDPVDGSYRAADGYAEPERNRDIRYYESDNQSDRPDGPRLDHDRDGDGDVTLKERTQNLRDKVDKRL, via the coding sequence ATGAGCAAGAAGATTGTAGGAGTTTATGACACGGAGCAAGCAGCGATCAATGCGATTGATCATCTGAAGCAGCATGGCGTGGGTAGCGACGACATCTCGATTCTGGCACGAGACAAAGGTGATGTGTCCACGATTCAAAAGGAGACCGGTACCCGTGCACCTGAAGGGGTGGCGGCCGGAGCGGCTGGAGGCGGCATGCTCGGCGGCCTGACAGGGCTGCTGGTCGGCGTCGGGGCGCTGGCCATTCCTGGCATCGGCCCCATTGTCGCAGCGGGGCCAATTGCCGCAGCCTTGGCGGGAGCCGCTGTCGGAGCTGGAGCGGGCGGCCTCGTAGGCGGCCTGATCGGACTCGGCGTCCCGGAGAACGAAGCTTCTCTTTATAATGAATACGTGCAGGATGGCAACATTCTCGTATTGGTAGAATCGCGGGCAGAACGTGATCATAAAGTCTATGACGCTCTCCGCAGTACAGGCTCCATCAATTCCCCTTCGTATGAGCGGGATGTGCAGCCTTATAACCAAACCGCTGCAGCCAGCGAGCTGCGAACCGATGCAGATGCTGTTCCTGCCAGTGAGATCTATCCCGATAGTCAGCCCGTTCGCAGCAAGGACTCCGATCCTTCAACAACGATTGGAGTGGCGGGCAGCAGCTACGCCGATCGGGATCTGGACCGAGACGGCCGCGTCATGGGCGTCGACCGTGATCCGGTAGACGGCAGCTACCGAGCAGCCGATGGTTATGCAGAGCCGGAGCGCAATCGCGACATCCGCTACTACGAAAGCGATAATCAGAGCGACCGGCCGGATGGCCCGCGCCTTGATCATGATCGTGATGGCGACGGCGATGTGACGCTCAAGGAGCGTACACAGAACCTTCGCGACAAGGTCGATAAACGTCTCTAA